In Curtobacterium sp. TC1, the following proteins share a genomic window:
- a CDS encoding SseB family protein produces MADKEQRFRSEQLEEALAKQDVAAVAFALRNDIVIVPRLVTGKKDMQVRVFGREGSEKRILLLFSSADAYTAMVPDEKIRQVMVYDGPRLEEFLAAHLDMLEGVFFDIAGPNTMQATPEDLLAALRA; encoded by the coding sequence ATGGCAGACAAGGAACAGCGCTTCCGGAGCGAACAGCTCGAGGAGGCCCTCGCGAAGCAGGACGTCGCTGCGGTGGCGTTCGCGCTGCGCAACGACATCGTGATCGTCCCCCGGCTCGTGACCGGCAAGAAGGACATGCAGGTGCGGGTGTTCGGGCGCGAAGGCTCCGAGAAGCGCATCCTGCTGCTGTTCTCGTCGGCTGACGCCTACACGGCGATGGTGCCGGACGAGAAGATCCGACAGGTCATGGTCTACGACGGGCCTCGGCTCGAGGAGTTCCTGGCCGCCCACCTCGACATGCTCGAGGGCGTGTTCTTCGACATCGCCGGGCCGAACACCATGCAGGCGACCCCGGAGGACCTGCTGGCCGCATTGCGCGCTTAG
- the radA gene encoding DNA repair protein RadA: MARPQSLYRCTECGWTSVKWVGRCGECQTWGTVEDSSAVSASTRGTAAVAVTGARAARPITEARGTTVQRWQTGIGEFDRVLGGGVVPGAAVLLSGEPGVGKSTLLLEVASRAAASGKRVLYVSAEESVDQVRLRAERTGAMHDDLYLASEVDLGVIIGQIDQVKPDLLIADSVQTISSSSIDGIAGGTSQVREVASTLIRIAKDRALPVLIVGHVTKDGTIAGPRLLEHLVDVVCHFEGDRQTALRFVRALKNRFGPTDEVGCFDMGGDGIHEVPDPSGLFMSKNATPVSGTCVTVALEGRRALPVEVQALIVPSSAPQPRRVVNGVDASRVAMLLAVLERRAGLKLSDADVYVSTVGGMKLTEPGADLAIALALASAARDRPYPHTLAAVGEISLAGEIRPATGTKQRVNEASRLGFTTVLGADSGHLREALRVAFSMTQSTRERELDRAF; the protein is encoded by the coding sequence ATGGCACGCCCGCAGTCCCTCTACCGATGCACCGAGTGCGGCTGGACCAGTGTCAAGTGGGTCGGTCGCTGTGGCGAGTGCCAGACCTGGGGCACGGTCGAGGACTCCTCGGCGGTCTCGGCGAGCACCAGGGGCACGGCGGCCGTCGCCGTCACCGGGGCTCGAGCGGCGCGCCCCATCACCGAGGCCCGCGGCACGACGGTGCAGCGGTGGCAGACCGGCATCGGCGAGTTCGACCGGGTGCTCGGCGGCGGGGTGGTGCCCGGTGCCGCGGTCCTGCTGTCCGGCGAGCCGGGCGTCGGCAAGTCCACGCTCCTGCTCGAGGTCGCTTCACGGGCTGCCGCTTCCGGCAAGCGTGTTCTCTACGTCAGTGCGGAAGAGTCCGTCGACCAGGTCAGGCTGCGTGCCGAGCGTACCGGCGCGATGCACGACGACCTCTACTTGGCGAGCGAGGTCGACCTCGGCGTCATCATCGGCCAGATCGACCAGGTCAAACCGGATCTGCTCATCGCCGACTCCGTGCAGACCATCTCGTCCAGCTCGATCGACGGCATCGCAGGTGGGACGTCGCAGGTGCGCGAGGTCGCCTCGACCCTGATCCGGATCGCGAAGGACCGCGCCCTCCCGGTCCTGATCGTCGGCCACGTCACGAAGGACGGCACCATCGCCGGGCCGCGTCTCCTCGAGCACCTGGTCGACGTCGTCTGCCACTTCGAGGGCGACCGGCAGACCGCGCTCCGGTTCGTCCGGGCGTTGAAGAACCGGTTCGGTCCCACGGACGAAGTCGGGTGCTTCGACATGGGCGGGGACGGCATCCACGAGGTCCCAGACCCGAGCGGCCTCTTCATGTCGAAGAACGCGACTCCGGTCTCCGGCACGTGCGTGACCGTCGCGCTCGAGGGGCGCCGGGCGCTCCCGGTCGAGGTCCAGGCGCTCATCGTCCCGAGCTCGGCTCCGCAGCCCCGCCGGGTCGTGAACGGCGTCGATGCGTCACGCGTGGCGATGCTGCTCGCGGTGCTCGAACGCCGAGCCGGTCTCAAGCTCTCCGATGCCGACGTCTACGTCTCGACGGTGGGTGGCATGAAGCTGACAGAGCCCGGCGCCGACCTGGCGATCGCCCTGGCCCTGGCGAGCGCGGCACGAGACCGCCCTTACCCGCACACGCTCGCGGCCGTGGGCGAGATCAGTCTGGCGGGCGAGATCCGTCCGGCCACGGGGACCAAGCAACGGGTGAACGAAGCGAGCCGACTCGGCTTCACCACCGTTCTCGGCGCCGACTCCGGGCATCTGCGCGAAGCACTGCGTGTGGCGTTCTCCATGACGCAGTCCACCCGCGAGCGCGAGCTCGACCGCGCGTTCTGA
- a CDS encoding ATP-binding protein translates to MPEVHVSAGQPLLESYTRTPATGICELVWNAFDEDAHNVYVTVTRSELGAVETVSVADDGRGMTVERAELAFSRVGDSWKRMPGTTSGAGRYVHGRLGRGRYSAFALGDSVEWESTSEALEGGLAGIRIVGSRSALDKFNIEPSDPDAATGTTVRIVGIGKTAAHDFEAPDGLRGRLLTEFALHLARHDDFHIHFLGEEIRPGEVIENRREFSLPPQDGVAGEAKLTIIDWKLTGVERRLYLCSEDGAIIDEMAPGIRAVGAEFTAYISWQGFRDASGVMIELDGESPAAKVIEATKDALRDHLANAGRRREAETIQRWKSEGVYPYKAAPRNDQERATQDTFKVVAMAAARTVDEAKATKSKALALSLLRETFETDPEALLPILRNFSQLPQARIDELKEVLEHTTLSQLISLGREVGNRVEFLSGLNAVLFERAIKKRMLERRQLHRILAHETWLFGEEWGITGDDERLIEVLKKHLKLLGLDVELAGSAPLLREDGSDAIPDLVLGRRLETRENEFAHLVIELKRPSHKLTDEDVSQIRSYASAITNDERFDQPNSHWDFWLIGNDVTDSVEDQRTQTTLPHGVVQSSKKYRIVVRTWAEVIGDAEHRLKFVQASLKYESNRDQGLVSMRDKYSEYLPQEALDAAAEAGDAGSAA, encoded by the coding sequence GTGCCCGAAGTACACGTGTCAGCCGGTCAGCCGCTCCTTGAGTCCTACACACGGACGCCGGCCACCGGAATCTGCGAGCTCGTCTGGAACGCGTTCGACGAAGACGCTCACAACGTCTACGTCACAGTGACTCGGAGCGAGCTCGGCGCAGTCGAGACAGTCTCCGTCGCCGACGATGGACGGGGCATGACTGTCGAGCGCGCCGAGCTCGCGTTCTCGCGAGTCGGTGACAGCTGGAAACGAATGCCCGGCACAACTTCAGGGGCCGGCCGCTACGTTCACGGACGGCTCGGTCGGGGGCGCTACTCCGCTTTCGCGCTCGGCGATTCCGTCGAGTGGGAATCGACGAGCGAGGCGCTCGAGGGCGGTCTCGCCGGCATCCGCATCGTCGGATCCCGAAGCGCGCTCGACAAGTTCAACATCGAGCCGAGCGATCCGGACGCAGCCACGGGCACAACCGTGAGGATCGTCGGCATCGGAAAGACGGCTGCGCATGATTTCGAGGCACCGGATGGGCTTCGAGGGCGTCTCCTGACGGAGTTCGCTCTCCACCTCGCGCGACACGACGACTTTCACATCCACTTCCTCGGCGAAGAGATCCGCCCAGGTGAGGTCATCGAGAACCGTCGGGAGTTCTCGCTCCCGCCTCAAGACGGAGTCGCGGGCGAGGCGAAGCTCACCATCATTGATTGGAAGCTGACCGGAGTCGAGCGACGTCTGTACCTGTGCTCCGAGGACGGCGCCATCATCGACGAGATGGCGCCCGGCATCCGAGCCGTCGGTGCGGAGTTCACTGCGTACATCAGCTGGCAGGGATTCCGTGACGCATCAGGTGTGATGATCGAACTCGATGGCGAGTCGCCCGCCGCGAAGGTCATCGAAGCGACCAAGGATGCGCTCCGGGATCATCTCGCGAATGCGGGCCGCCGCCGCGAAGCCGAGACGATCCAGCGTTGGAAGTCGGAAGGCGTCTACCCGTACAAGGCAGCGCCGCGAAACGACCAGGAACGAGCGACGCAGGACACATTCAAGGTAGTGGCCATGGCGGCAGCGCGAACCGTGGACGAAGCCAAGGCCACGAAGTCGAAGGCGCTCGCGTTGAGCCTTCTCCGAGAGACCTTCGAAACGGACCCAGAGGCGTTGCTCCCCATCCTTCGCAATTTCTCGCAGCTCCCGCAAGCGAGAATCGACGAGCTGAAGGAGGTCTTGGAGCACACGACGCTGTCGCAGCTGATCTCACTCGGGCGCGAAGTCGGAAACAGGGTCGAGTTCCTCTCCGGACTCAACGCCGTGCTCTTTGAGCGCGCCATCAAGAAGCGGATGCTCGAGCGGCGGCAACTACACCGCATCCTCGCGCACGAGACATGGCTCTTCGGCGAGGAATGGGGCATCACCGGCGATGACGAACGACTCATCGAGGTGTTGAAGAAGCACCTCAAGCTCCTCGGACTCGACGTCGAACTCGCCGGCAGCGCCCCGCTGCTCCGAGAAGACGGCTCGGACGCAATCCCAGACCTCGTACTCGGACGACGCCTCGAAACCCGCGAGAACGAGTTCGCTCACCTCGTCATCGAACTGAAGCGTCCGAGCCACAAGCTGACAGATGAAGACGTCAGCCAGATCAGGAGCTACGCGAGCGCGATCACGAACGACGAACGTTTCGACCAGCCGAACTCCCACTGGGACTTCTGGCTGATCGGCAACGACGTCACCGACTCGGTCGAAGATCAGCGGACGCAGACAACGCTCCCACATGGCGTCGTGCAGAGCAGCAAAAAGTACCGCATCGTCGTCCGGACGTGGGCGGAAGTCATCGGCGATGCGGAGCACCGACTGAAGTTCGTTCAGGCGTCGCTGAAGTACGAGTCCAACCGAGACCAGGGCCTCGTGTCGATGCGCGACAAGTACAGCGAGTACCTGCCGCAGGAGGCGCTCGACGCGGCGGCCGAAGCAGGCGACGCCGGATCGGCTGCGTAG
- a CDS encoding SGNH/GDSL hydrolase family protein translates to MKTRTLIALLTSVLGGAGVLGAAAVGARAGVKGQRAAAQRVVDMLPIHADWWHERQQHDGRLLYVAIGDSAAQGVGATVPSRGYVGLLARRIRHRSHESVRVVNLSVSGSTTWGAKRDQLPKLRQYTPDICTVSIGANDIADFDPDKFERNIRAIYGAVPSHAVVAELPCMFVADRERKVAVANEIVHRVAAEFGLTVAPLHTITKRVGVRRTFFNSYGDLFHPNDRGYEVWASAFEPAVDARVDTVAAIRHYLSAREAETLGREAGAVANARAEQDTDGAEALDHANRPSPVERIRNRMTGSMALPDEPAHRADDVGGTA, encoded by the coding sequence ATGAAGACCCGCACGCTCATCGCACTCCTGACGTCCGTCCTCGGTGGGGCCGGTGTCCTCGGCGCTGCTGCCGTCGGGGCCCGGGCCGGCGTCAAGGGCCAACGGGCGGCTGCGCAACGGGTGGTCGACATGCTGCCGATCCACGCGGACTGGTGGCACGAGCGACAGCAGCACGACGGACGGCTGCTCTACGTGGCGATCGGCGACTCGGCGGCGCAGGGCGTCGGTGCGACGGTCCCGTCCCGCGGGTACGTGGGTCTGCTGGCGCGTCGGATCCGGCACCGCTCGCACGAGTCGGTGCGGGTCGTGAACCTCAGCGTCTCGGGTTCGACGACGTGGGGTGCCAAGCGCGACCAGTTGCCGAAGCTCCGGCAGTACACGCCCGACATCTGCACGGTGTCGATCGGGGCGAACGACATCGCGGACTTCGACCCGGACAAGTTCGAGCGGAACATCCGGGCGATCTACGGCGCGGTGCCGTCGCACGCCGTGGTCGCCGAGCTGCCGTGTATGTTCGTGGCGGACCGTGAGCGCAAGGTGGCGGTGGCGAACGAGATCGTGCACCGTGTGGCCGCGGAGTTCGGGCTGACCGTGGCGCCGCTGCACACCATCACGAAGCGGGTCGGTGTCCGCCGCACGTTCTTCAACAGCTACGGCGACCTGTTCCACCCGAACGACCGGGGGTACGAGGTCTGGGCGAGCGCATTCGAGCCCGCGGTCGACGCCCGGGTCGACACGGTCGCGGCGATCCGGCACTACCTGTCGGCGCGGGAAGCGGAGACCCTCGGGCGAGAGGCCGGCGCCGTCGCGAACGCCCGAGCCGAGCAGGACACCGACGGCGCCGAGGCGCTCGACCACGCCAACCGGCCGAGTCCGGTCGAGCGGATCCGCAACCGGATGACGGGGTCGATGGCCCTGCCCGACGAGCCGGCGCACCGCGCCGACGATGTCGGCGGCACGGCCTAG